A single genomic interval of Adhaeribacter pallidiroseus harbors:
- a CDS encoding S1C family serine protease codes for MKPRQFMFGLVLSAVMGGSMAIGGYKLLEDDEPVVQVQQEQPSRNFRYSSLMRDSEVKVPEGLNFVTAAEAVTPAVVHVMTEYGTELAQNNSKRQDIDPFFRDFFGDDFEGYHRRQGPSVGSGSGVIIASNGYIITNNHVIDKADKIKVVLDDKRELSATLIGADPSTDLALLKVNADKLPTVRYGNSDNVRVGEWVLAVGNPLNLNSTVTAGIISAKGRNVGIVQNVDANGNNLGVESFIQTDAAVNPGNSGGALVNLNGDLIGINTAIATQTGSFAGYSFAVPSSIVSKVIDDLLKFGEVQRAFLGISMREVDAKLAADKKINTLNGIYINDFSANSAAEEAGLEKGDVITQINGVNVNTSAAVQEQVARYRPGDKVKVTYLRDNDTKNATVTLRNRMGDTNVVKRELAKAVNYGGAKFEPLSKAEMTKLGLEGGAKISNVKSSEFKQTGMVDGFIITRIDKSKVEKPQDVERLLKSAEDESGVLVEGTYPDGRRAFYPIGRR; via the coding sequence ATGAAACCAAGACAATTTATGTTCGGCTTAGTACTTTCTGCGGTAATGGGCGGAAGCATGGCCATTGGTGGTTACAAACTCTTGGAAGATGATGAACCAGTAGTGCAGGTGCAGCAGGAACAGCCTTCCCGTAACTTCCGTTACTCCAGCCTAATGCGCGATAGTGAGGTTAAAGTACCGGAAGGTTTAAACTTTGTAACTGCCGCGGAAGCGGTAACTCCGGCCGTTGTGCACGTGATGACCGAGTATGGTACCGAGTTAGCCCAGAATAATTCCAAGCGTCAGGACATTGATCCTTTTTTCCGGGATTTCTTTGGCGATGATTTCGAAGGTTATCACCGTCGTCAGGGGCCTTCCGTAGGTTCCGGTTCCGGGGTAATTATAGCTTCTAACGGCTACATTATAACCAACAACCACGTTATTGATAAAGCCGACAAGATTAAAGTAGTACTGGACGATAAACGCGAACTTTCGGCGACCTTAATTGGCGCTGACCCCAGCACCGATTTAGCTTTGTTAAAAGTAAATGCCGATAAGTTACCAACGGTGCGTTACGGTAACTCCGATAACGTACGGGTAGGCGAGTGGGTGTTGGCCGTAGGTAATCCCTTAAACCTGAACTCTACCGTTACAGCGGGTATTATCAGTGCCAAAGGCCGCAATGTAGGTATCGTGCAAAACGTAGATGCCAACGGCAATAACTTAGGCGTAGAGTCTTTTATACAAACTGATGCGGCCGTGAACCCGGGTAACAGTGGTGGGGCATTGGTAAATTTAAACGGTGATTTAATTGGTATTAACACCGCCATTGCTACCCAGACTGGTTCTTTCGCGGGTTATTCTTTTGCGGTACCGTCTTCGATTGTAAGCAAAGTAATTGATGATTTACTCAAGTTCGGCGAAGTACAACGGGCTTTCCTGGGTATTTCCATGCGGGAAGTTGATGCCAAGTTAGCTGCCGATAAAAAAATAAATACTTTGAATGGTATTTACATCAACGATTTTTCGGCCAATAGTGCTGCTGAAGAAGCTGGTCTGGAAAAAGGCGATGTTATTACGCAAATTAACGGTGTGAACGTAAATACCAGCGCTGCCGTGCAGGAACAAGTAGCCCGTTACCGTCCGGGCGATAAAGTAAAAGTAACTTACCTTCGCGATAACGATACCAAAAATGCTACCGTTACTTTACGGAATCGGATGGGCGATACCAACGTAGTAAAACGCGAATTAGCTAAAGCAGTGAACTATGGTGGAGCCAAATTTGAGCCGCTAAGCAAAGCCGAAATGACTAAATTAGGTTTAGAAGGAGGCGCTAAAATCAGCAACGTAAAGTCCAGCGAATTTAAGCAAACCGGCATGGTAGATGGTTTTATCATTACCCGGATTGATAAATCAAAAGTAGAAAAACCGCAGGATGTAGAGCGTTTGTTAAAAAGTGCCGAAGATGAATCGGGAGTACTGGTAGAAGGTACCTATCCGGATGGTCGCCGGGCCTTTTATCCGATTGGGCGTAGATAA
- the deoC gene encoding deoxyribose-phosphate aldolase, with product MKTKSNTANSTIASYIDHTLLRPDADERMIRQLCAEALEHQFAAVCVPPCYVKIASSILGESPVKIATVIGFPFGYQTAEVKFFEAHKALSTGATEIDVVWNLAAFKTGKLADVENEIGELATLCHLRGGLVKVIIETALLSEEEIIDACAICAQAEADFVKTSTGFAPHGATVEDVLLMRQNLPERVRIKASGGIRDLAFAKELIQAGADRLGTSAGVQLIKHENNQI from the coding sequence TTGAAGACTAAATCAAATACCGCCAATTCCACCATTGCCAGCTACATCGATCATACGCTTCTGCGGCCCGATGCCGACGAGCGTATGATCCGGCAGTTGTGCGCCGAAGCTCTGGAACACCAATTTGCGGCGGTTTGTGTACCGCCGTGTTATGTAAAAATTGCTTCCAGTATTTTGGGAGAAAGTCCGGTTAAAATTGCTACGGTTATTGGTTTTCCTTTTGGTTACCAAACCGCCGAAGTTAAATTTTTTGAGGCGCACAAAGCATTAAGTACGGGAGCTACCGAAATAGATGTAGTTTGGAACTTAGCTGCTTTTAAAACGGGTAAGTTGGCCGATGTCGAAAACGAAATTGGGGAATTAGCTACTCTTTGCCACTTGCGAGGGGGGCTGGTAAAAGTTATTATCGAAACGGCTTTATTATCGGAAGAGGAAATTATAGATGCGTGCGCGATATGCGCCCAAGCCGAAGCTGATTTTGTAAAAACTTCCACGGGTTTTGCTCCGCATGGAGCTACTGTAGAAGACGTACTATTAATGCGGCAAAACTTACCCGAACGGGTGCGGATTAAAGCTTCGGGTGGCATCCGGGATCTTGCTTTTGCCAAAGAATTAATTCAAGCGGGTGCCGACCGTTTAGGTACTTCGGCGGGAGTACAACTTATCAAGCATGAGAATAATCAGATTTAA
- the dapF gene encoding diaminopimelate epimerase produces the protein MNVTFYKYQGTGNDFIMIDNRELFFDADNYALIAKLCERRMGIGADGLILLQNREGYDFEMVYYNADGRPGSMCGNGGRCTVQFARQLNVIQEKAFFLAADGDHYATIDSQGQVSLKMNDVVQVETGTDYYFLNTGSPHYVQFVDALDQFNVFAEGKLIRYNDRFKAEGTNVNFAQLQPEPQLFVRTYERGVEDETFSCGTGVTATALAASYQGATSPVSIRTLGGNLQVAFEATATGFTNIYLIGPAQYVFTGTITV, from the coding sequence ATGAACGTAACTTTTTATAAATACCAAGGCACCGGTAATGATTTTATCATGATCGATAATCGGGAATTATTTTTTGATGCGGACAATTACGCCCTGATTGCCAAGCTATGTGAACGCCGGATGGGTATTGGCGCCGATGGTTTAATTTTACTTCAAAATAGAGAAGGTTACGACTTTGAAATGGTTTACTACAACGCCGATGGCCGCCCTGGCTCCATGTGCGGTAACGGGGGCCGTTGTACGGTACAATTTGCCCGGCAATTAAATGTAATCCAGGAAAAAGCTTTTTTCCTGGCCGCCGATGGCGATCATTATGCGACCATCGATAGCCAAGGTCAGGTTTCTTTAAAAATGAATGATGTAGTACAAGTAGAAACAGGTACGGATTACTATTTTCTGAACACCGGCTCGCCGCATTATGTACAGTTTGTCGATGCCTTGGATCAATTTAATGTTTTTGCGGAAGGTAAGCTCATCCGGTACAACGATCGTTTTAAAGCCGAAGGCACGAATGTAAATTTTGCGCAATTACAACCAGAGCCGCAACTGTTTGTGCGTACCTACGAACGCGGCGTGGAAGACGAAACTTTTTCGTGCGGCACTGGCGTAACAGCTACGGCTCTGGCGGCCAGTTATCAGGGAGCAACCAGTCCGGTGTCTATTCGTACCTTGGGGGGCAATTTGCAGGTTGCTTTTGAAGCTACAGCTACTGGGTTTACTAATATTTACCTGATTGGCCCGGCCCAGTACGTTTTTACCGGCACTATTACCGTGTAG
- a CDS encoding Hsp20/alpha crystallin family protein yields the protein MTITRYNGHLTDKMPQTFSTMLDRFFNETVNNRRQLADFTPSVDAFETENQYEFQVSLPGLGKEDISIDFQEGKLTIAGERKFNKEEENANKKYHLLETQYGSFSRAFYLPDNVNPAQIDAQFANGILHVVVPKDEQKVKKHQIQIK from the coding sequence ATGACCATCACACGGTATAACGGCCATTTAACTGATAAAATGCCGCAAACTTTCAGCACCATGTTAGATCGTTTTTTCAACGAAACAGTAAACAACCGCCGGCAATTAGCTGATTTTACGCCGAGTGTAGACGCTTTTGAAACAGAAAATCAATACGAGTTTCAGGTATCCTTGCCCGGTTTAGGCAAAGAAGACATTAGCATCGATTTTCAGGAAGGTAAATTAACGATTGCGGGCGAACGTAAATTCAACAAAGAAGAAGAAAACGCAAATAAAAAATACCATTTGCTCGAAACGCAATATGGTTCTTTCAGCAGAGCCTTCTACTTGCCCGATAATGTAAATCCAGCGCAAATTGATGCGCAGTTTGCGAATGGTATTTTACACGTAGTAGTACCTAAAGACGAACAGAAGGTGAAAAAACACCAGATCCAGATTAAGTAA
- a CDS encoding class I SAM-dependent methyltransferase: protein MYSFLTTINWPDYELIDSGDFEKLERFGDYYLARPEPQAIWDKNLAQAEWDKRAQAIFKREKGSSEKGQWQLRKGMAQQWFIQYEYQAMKLRFRLGLSSFKHVGLFPEQDPNWKFIYEATRQLNTKPPKILNLFAYTGAASLAAKAAGADVTHLDSVKQVNYWARENMEASSLNQIRWIVEDAMKFVRREVKRGNVYQGLILDPPAYGRGPNGEKWQLEDELNELIKLGAQLLDPHDNLFLINLYSLGFSGMILENLINQNFQQHAKAQQEVGEIYLQDQGQRKLPLGTFYRFSTVLYNKIETK from the coding sequence ATGTATTCTTTTTTAACAACTATAAATTGGCCCGATTACGAGCTAATAGATTCTGGAGATTTTGAAAAGCTGGAGCGTTTCGGAGATTATTACCTGGCGCGACCAGAACCCCAGGCTATTTGGGATAAAAATTTAGCGCAGGCAGAGTGGGATAAGCGGGCACAAGCTATTTTTAAACGGGAAAAAGGCAGCTCCGAGAAAGGCCAATGGCAACTGCGGAAAGGCATGGCGCAGCAATGGTTTATCCAATACGAGTACCAGGCCATGAAATTGCGGTTCCGGCTCGGTTTATCGTCGTTTAAGCACGTGGGTTTATTTCCGGAGCAGGATCCTAACTGGAAATTTATTTACGAGGCTACCCGGCAGTTAAACACGAAACCTCCCAAAATTTTAAATTTATTTGCGTATACCGGGGCTGCTTCCTTAGCCGCGAAAGCGGCCGGCGCCGATGTTACGCACCTGGATTCGGTGAAGCAGGTTAATTACTGGGCCCGCGAAAACATGGAAGCCAGCAGTTTAAACCAAATCCGGTGGATCGTGGAAGATGCTATGAAGTTTGTGCGGCGCGAAGTAAAGCGCGGCAATGTTTACCAGGGCTTAATTCTGGACCCACCCGCCTACGGACGCGGACCCAACGGCGAAAAATGGCAACTGGAAGATGAACTAAATGAACTGATTAAATTAGGTGCCCAATTATTAGATCCCCACGACAACTTATTTTTAATTAATTTGTATTCCTTAGGGTTTTCCGGAATGATTCTGGAAAATCTAATCAACCAAAATTTTCAGCAACACGCTAAAGCGCAGCAGGAAGTGGGTGAAATTTACCTGCAGGACCAAGGCCAGCGTAAATTGCCTTTGGGAACCTTTTACCGCTTTAGCACCGTTTTGTACAACAAAATAGAAACTAAATGA
- a CDS encoding sporulation protein — MRIIRFKELSFLFLVLISCARTPGTSSNSGTVAKAEDFSVYRPKFPAPPTEPAGNTKPTAEPTVLVTPTNHVNNRVLALLDTMANANKAIKYASGYRILAYTGTERKTAMDMRRAIIERIPDERDYLQYRQPTFRLKVGDYLTRLEAQQVLSRIRDITPNALIVTDQINVNR; from the coding sequence ATGAGAATAATCAGATTTAAAGAACTAAGTTTTTTGTTTTTGGTGCTTATTTCCTGTGCGAGAACACCTGGAACGTCATCTAATTCGGGAACCGTAGCTAAAGCAGAAGATTTTAGCGTTTATAGGCCTAAATTTCCTGCGCCTCCAACTGAGCCTGCTGGCAATACTAAACCTACTGCGGAACCAACAGTTTTAGTAACGCCTACTAACCACGTAAACAACCGGGTCCTGGCCTTGCTCGATACCATGGCTAATGCGAATAAGGCCATAAAGTACGCATCGGGTTACCGCATTCTGGCCTACACCGGAACCGAACGGAAAACGGCGATGGACATGCGCCGGGCTATTATTGAGCGAATACCGGATGAACGCGATTACCTGCAATACCGCCAACCCACCTTCCGGCTGAAAGTAGGTGATTATCTGACCCGGCTCGAAGCCCAGCAAGTGCTTTCCCGCATCCGGGATATTACGCCCAATGCTTTAATTGTTACGGACCAAATTAACGTGAACCGGTAG
- a CDS encoding M20 metallopeptidase family protein — protein sequence MSDLKDTIQKLAREFAPEIVQVRQHLHANPELSFQEYQTAAFVTDKLNSFGLEPIAMAETGVTALIQGRNPDKKVVALRGDMDALPITEQNEVPYKSKNEGVMHACGHDVHTSSLLGTARILSQLRDQFEGTIKLIFQPGEELIPGGASLMIKEGVLQNPAPAAIFGQHVFPQLPAGKVGVRSGMYMASADELYITVTGKGGHGAMPEMNIDPVLITAHLIVALQQIVSRVASPKTPTVLSFGKVIANGATNIIPNEVKVEGTFRTMDEKWRAEAHVKMKKMAEQLAEAMGGSCDFEIRRGYPYLENSPSLTKKMRLAAESYLGKENVVDLDLWMAAEDFAYYTQQIDACFYRLGTRNEERGITSSVHTPTFDVDETALETGIGLMAWLALSELGN from the coding sequence ATGTCTGATCTGAAAGACACCATACAAAAGTTAGCCCGGGAATTTGCTCCCGAAATCGTGCAAGTTCGTCAGCATTTGCACGCCAATCCTGAACTTTCTTTTCAGGAATATCAAACGGCAGCTTTTGTTACCGATAAGTTAAATTCTTTTGGTTTGGAGCCTATTGCTATGGCCGAAACCGGTGTTACTGCTCTGATTCAAGGTAGAAACCCGGACAAGAAAGTGGTGGCGTTGCGTGGCGATATGGACGCATTACCTATTACCGAACAAAACGAAGTGCCTTATAAATCGAAGAATGAAGGCGTAATGCACGCTTGCGGCCACGATGTGCATACTTCGTCTTTGTTAGGTACTGCCCGCATCTTAAGCCAATTGCGGGATCAGTTTGAAGGAACAATTAAACTTATTTTTCAACCGGGCGAAGAATTGATTCCGGGTGGAGCTTCTCTCATGATTAAAGAAGGTGTGCTGCAAAACCCAGCACCCGCCGCAATATTCGGGCAACATGTGTTTCCGCAACTGCCGGCTGGTAAAGTGGGAGTACGTTCGGGCATGTACATGGCCAGCGCCGACGAGTTATACATTACGGTTACCGGCAAAGGTGGCCACGGAGCTATGCCCGAAATGAATATCGATCCGGTACTAATTACGGCCCACCTGATTGTGGCTCTACAGCAAATTGTAAGCCGGGTAGCCAGTCCTAAAACGCCAACGGTACTATCGTTTGGTAAAGTTATTGCCAATGGGGCTACCAACATTATTCCGAACGAAGTAAAAGTAGAAGGCACGTTCCGGACTATGGACGAGAAATGGCGGGCCGAAGCGCACGTGAAAATGAAAAAAATGGCCGAACAGCTAGCGGAAGCTATGGGAGGTTCCTGCGATTTTGAAATTCGGCGAGGTTACCCGTACTTAGAAAACTCACCCAGCTTAACTAAAAAAATGCGCTTGGCCGCGGAAAGTTATTTGGGTAAAGAAAATGTAGTGGATCTGGATTTGTGGATGGCCGCCGAAGATTTTGCTTACTACACACAGCAGATTGATGCCTGTTTTTATCGCTTAGGCACCCGCAACGAAGAACGCGGCATTACCTCCTCGGTGCATACGCCTACTTTCGACGTAGACGAAACGGCCCTGGAAACCGGTATCGGTTTAATGGCCTGGCTAGCTTTAAGCGAATTAGGTAACTAA
- the secA gene encoding preprotein translocase subunit SecA — MFDFIGKTVAKIFGTKSERDIKEITPYVGQINEEYARLAGVSDDELRQRTQAVKSVIDERLKEIDAQIAALHQRINNEPDLDIMQKENIFSEIDTLEKDRNKQLELVLMEVLPQAFAIVKETARRFKDNNQLVVTATDLDRSIAARKPNVRLEGDKAIWANKWLAAGNEITWDMLHYDVQLIGGIVLHQGKIAEMGTGEGKTLVATLPAFLNALAKRGVHVVTVNDYLAKRDSEWMAPLFEFHGLTIDCIDKHQPNTDNRRRAYQADITYGTNNEFGFDYLRDNMARNPDELVQRKHHFAMVDEVDSVLIDDARTPLIISGPVPRGDEHEFYELKPRIAMLVDAQKKVVGNYLVEAKRMLKEGNEKEGGLSLFRAYRGLPKNKPLIKFLGETGIRAALQKTENFFLQDNARQMPQADEPLYFTIDEKNNNIELTEKGIDMITGQGEDPNFFILPDIGSELATIENDKSVADEERLHRKEKLMNDFAEKSQRVHTINQLLKAYTLFEKDVEYIVTEDRKVKIVDEQTGRIMEGRRYSDGLHQAIEAKENVRVEDATQTYATVTLQNYFRMYHKLCGMTGTAETEAGEFWEIYKLDVVTIPTNRQVVREDRHDKVYKTVREKFNAVAEEIQELTAAGRPVLVGTTSVEISELVSRMLQIRKIPHQVLNAKLHQKEAEIVAEAGKPSTVTIATNMAGRGTDIKLTPESKQAGGLAIIGTERHESRRVDRQLRGRSGRQGDPGSSQFFVSLDDSLMRLFGSERIAKLMDRLGLEEGEVIQHSMISNSIERAQKKVEENNFGIRKRLLEYDDVMNAQREVVYRRRRNALYGERLELDIWNMIYDLSEDMVTGHKASNDFDDFTLNIIRVFGFDTTITAAELASSSEAELTEKLYNEALTFYLDKNKVIAEHSLPIITDIYQNRAMIETIAVPFSDGRKQITAMTNLEKAYNTQSRELIKEMEKAITLTTIDQAWTQHLREMDDLKQSVQNAVYEQKDPLLIYKFESFELFKRMIGKVNEETVSFLFKADIPVQRSEEVQEARPPKPAKAPALKIQKEEVHSVLEGPAVEEAAEAQAAVKAVPVRSHKVAGRNDKVSVQYNDGRVVRDVKYKSVEQDVLNHRCVIIED; from the coding sequence ATGTTCGATTTTATTGGAAAAACGGTTGCTAAAATATTCGGCACCAAATCCGAACGAGATATTAAAGAAATAACCCCGTACGTGGGGCAAATTAATGAAGAGTACGCGCGGTTAGCTGGGGTTTCGGATGATGAGCTCCGCCAGAGAACGCAGGCGGTAAAATCTGTTATTGATGAGCGCCTGAAAGAAATTGATGCCCAGATTGCGGCTTTGCACCAACGGATCAACAATGAACCCGATCTGGACATTATGCAGAAGGAAAATATTTTCTCCGAAATCGATACTTTAGAAAAAGATCGGAATAAGCAACTGGAGTTAGTATTAATGGAGGTATTACCCCAGGCCTTTGCTATTGTAAAAGAAACCGCCCGCCGGTTTAAAGATAATAACCAATTAGTAGTAACTGCCACCGACTTAGACCGCAGTATAGCGGCTCGGAAACCCAACGTGCGCCTGGAAGGGGATAAAGCAATCTGGGCAAATAAATGGCTGGCTGCCGGTAACGAAATTACCTGGGATATGCTGCACTACGATGTGCAGTTAATCGGGGGTATTGTGCTGCACCAAGGCAAAATTGCCGAAATGGGAACCGGCGAAGGTAAAACCTTGGTAGCTACCTTACCGGCTTTCCTGAATGCTTTGGCAAAACGTGGCGTGCACGTAGTTACGGTAAACGATTACCTGGCCAAACGGGACTCCGAATGGATGGCCCCCTTGTTTGAATTCCACGGCCTTACCATTGATTGTATTGATAAGCACCAGCCTAATACCGATAACCGGCGACGGGCTTACCAGGCGGATATAACTTACGGCACCAACAACGAATTTGGCTTTGACTACCTGCGCGATAACATGGCGCGCAACCCCGATGAGTTGGTACAACGCAAACACCATTTTGCCATGGTGGATGAGGTGGACTCGGTACTGATTGACGATGCTCGTACGCCTTTAATTATTTCGGGTCCGGTGCCGCGGGGTGATGAGCACGAGTTTTACGAACTAAAGCCGCGTATTGCCATGCTGGTAGATGCGCAAAAGAAAGTAGTAGGTAATTACTTGGTAGAAGCCAAACGAATGCTGAAAGAAGGCAACGAAAAAGAAGGCGGACTATCTTTGTTCCGGGCTTACCGGGGCTTACCTAAAAACAAACCCTTAATTAAATTTTTAGGGGAAACCGGTATCCGGGCTGCGCTGCAAAAAACCGAAAACTTTTTCCTGCAGGATAATGCCCGCCAAATGCCCCAAGCCGATGAGCCGCTTTATTTTACCATCGACGAAAAAAACAATAACATTGAGCTGACCGAAAAAGGGATTGATATGATTACCGGTCAGGGCGAAGATCCTAATTTTTTCATTCTGCCGGATATTGGTTCGGAGTTAGCAACTATTGAAAACGATAAATCTGTTGCGGACGAGGAACGGTTGCACCGCAAGGAAAAGTTAATGAATGATTTTGCCGAGAAATCGCAGCGGGTTCATACCATTAACCAGTTACTAAAAGCTTATACCCTATTCGAAAAAGATGTAGAATACATTGTTACCGAAGATCGCAAAGTAAAAATTGTAGATGAGCAAACCGGCCGGATTATGGAAGGCCGGCGGTATTCTGATGGCTTGCACCAGGCCATTGAAGCCAAAGAAAACGTGCGCGTTGAAGATGCCACGCAAACTTACGCTACCGTTACCCTGCAAAATTATTTCCGGATGTACCATAAACTTTGCGGTATGACCGGTACGGCCGAAACGGAAGCTGGCGAATTCTGGGAAATTTATAAACTGGATGTAGTAACCATTCCAACTAACAGACAAGTTGTTCGCGAAGATCGCCACGATAAAGTATACAAAACCGTACGCGAGAAATTTAACGCGGTAGCCGAAGAGATTCAGGAATTAACCGCGGCTGGCCGGCCGGTTTTGGTGGGTACTACTTCTGTGGAGATTTCCGAATTAGTAAGCCGCATGCTGCAAATCCGGAAAATTCCGCATCAGGTACTTAACGCGAAGCTGCACCAGAAAGAGGCAGAAATCGTAGCGGAAGCCGGTAAACCCAGCACCGTAACCATTGCTACCAACATGGCGGGCCGGGGAACCGATATTAAACTAACGCCGGAATCAAAACAAGCCGGTGGCTTAGCCATTATTGGTACCGAGCGGCACGAATCCCGTCGCGTTGACCGGCAGTTACGCGGTCGTTCCGGCCGGCAAGGTGACCCGGGTTCTTCGCAGTTCTTTGTGAGTTTGGATGATAGCCTCATGCGTTTATTTGGTTCCGAGCGGATTGCTAAACTCATGGACCGTTTAGGTTTAGAAGAAGGCGAAGTCATTCAGCACTCCATGATTTCTAATTCTATTGAGCGGGCGCAGAAGAAAGTAGAAGAAAACAATTTCGGTATCCGGAAACGCTTACTGGAATACGACGACGTGATGAACGCGCAGCGGGAAGTGGTGTATCGCCGTCGCCGCAACGCTCTTTATGGCGAACGTCTGGAGTTGGATATCTGGAACATGATTTATGATCTGAGCGAAGATATGGTGACTGGTCACAAAGCTAGCAACGATTTTGATGACTTTACTTTAAATATTATCCGGGTATTTGGCTTTGATACCACCATTACTGCAGCTGAATTAGCCAGCTCTTCAGAGGCTGAACTAACCGAAAAGTTGTATAACGAAGCATTAACTTTTTACCTGGATAAAAACAAAGTTATCGCGGAGCATTCCTTGCCGATTATCACGGATATTTATCAGAACCGCGCCATGATCGAAACCATTGCGGTACCCTTCTCCGATGGTCGCAAGCAGATTACGGCCATGACCAATCTGGAAAAAGCCTATAATACCCAATCCCGCGAACTGATCAAGGAAATGGAAAAAGCTATTACGCTAACCACCATCGATCAGGCCTGGACCCAGCATTTGCGCGAGATGGACGATTTAAAGCAATCGGTGCAAAATGCCGTTTACGAGCAAAAAGACCCGTTGTTGATTTACAAATTTGAATCGTTTGAATTATTTAAGCGGATGATTGGTAAGGTAAACGAAGAAACCGTTTCCTTCTTGTTTAAAGCCGATATTCCGGTCCAGAGATCCGAAGAAGTACAGGAAGCCCGGCCACCAAAGCCGGCTAAAGCTCCCGCGCTAAAAATACAGAAAGAAGAAGTGCATTCAGTACTGGAAGGACCGGCAGTGGAAGAAGCCGCTGAAGCCCAAGCTGCCGTAAAAGCAGTGCCGGTGCGTTCGCATAAAGTAGCCGGCCGCAACGATAAAGTAAGTGTGCAGTACAACGATGGCCGGGTAGTACGCGATGTGAAATATAAAAGCGTTGAACAGGATGTGCTCAACCATCGCTGTGTAATCATTGAAGACTAA
- a CDS encoding Ppx/GppA phosphatase family protein, with translation MKTRRLALIDMGTNTFHLLISEINPAGEPVSLVKLKEPVKLGQDGISRGSIAPDAVERALQTLANFKTEIEKHQVEEVKAVATSAVRNAANGTKLVRAIRDQIGIEVEVISGDREAELIYYGVKSALEIGSECSLIIDIGGGSVECIICDEEAIHWKQSFEIGAQRLMDKFFITDPISAADAEAEMDFLEKELQPLTAAVARYKPCVLIGSSGTFDTLCDIDVRRKGLDRTCDPCTEADLTLSDFYEIYDDILKKTRSERLAIPGMMEMRVDMIVVATILIDFVLENYELNKIRVSSYALKEGLLSEQLKLVME, from the coding sequence ATGAAAACTCGCCGCCTCGCCCTGATTGATATGGGGACCAACACCTTTCATTTGTTAATCTCGGAAATAAATCCGGCAGGAGAACCTGTTTCTTTGGTGAAGTTAAAAGAACCCGTTAAACTCGGGCAGGATGGCATTAGCCGGGGATCTATTGCCCCAGATGCGGTAGAAAGAGCCTTGCAAACGCTGGCTAATTTTAAAACCGAAATAGAAAAACACCAAGTGGAAGAGGTAAAAGCAGTAGCGACTAGTGCGGTCCGGAATGCGGCCAATGGTACGAAACTGGTGCGGGCCATCCGCGATCAAATTGGCATTGAGGTAGAAGTTATTTCGGGTGATCGCGAAGCGGAACTGATCTATTACGGCGTTAAATCTGCCCTGGAAATTGGCTCAGAATGCAGCCTGATTATAGATATTGGGGGCGGTAGCGTGGAGTGTATCATCTGCGACGAAGAAGCCATTCACTGGAAACAAAGTTTTGAAATTGGGGCGCAACGCCTGATGGATAAATTTTTTATCACCGATCCTATTTCGGCCGCCGATGCCGAAGCCGAAATGGACTTTTTAGAAAAAGAACTGCAACCTTTAACCGCAGCGGTAGCGCGTTACAAACCTTGCGTATTAATCGGCTCTTCGGGTACTTTCGATACCCTCTGCGATATTGATGTGCGCCGGAAAGGACTGGATCGTACCTGTGATCCGTGTACCGAAGCCGATTTAACCTTATCTGATTTTTACGAAATCTACGATGATATCTTAAAGAAAACCCGCTCCGAGCGATTAGCCATACCGGGTATGATGGAAATGCGGGTAGATATGATTGTGGTAGCCACAATTTTAATCGACTTTGTGCTGGAAAACTACGAATTAAACAAAATCCGGGTATCGTCTTACGCCTTAAAAGAAGGTTTGTTAAGTGAGCAATTAAAACTAGTTATGGAATAG